CTCCGGCTTGATGGCGTCGGCGAGGCGGGCAAGCAGGGCGTTGTCGCCGGCGAAGGCATGCTTCAGCGCGGCCAGCTGTGCGTCATCCAGCGGCTGGTTGCCGAGCAGGCGGTCGGCGATCTTCGACAGGCTGTGGAACGTTTCGGACTCGGACAGATAAACGTCCAGGTCGTGATAGCGCTGAGGGTCGAGCAGGCGCAGGCGCGCGAAGTGGCCACTGCGGCCGAGTTGTTCGGGCGTGGCGGTCAGCAGGATGACGCCGGGCGTGGCCGCGGCAAGCTGGTCCACCAGCGTGTAGCGCGGGCTGGCGGCTTCCGGGCTCCAGGCCAGGTGATGGGCTTCGTCCACCACCAGCAGGTCCCAGCCGGCATCGAGCAGCTGTTGCGAGCGGCGCGGCGACTGCTCCAGGAAGGTGAAGTCGGCGATGACGAGTTGTTCGTCCTCGAACGGATTGCCGGCGGGGTCGGCCTGCTCCAGCGCCTCGCAGCGCTCTTCGTCATAGATGGCGAAGCTGAGGTTGAAGCGGCGCAGCAGTTCCACGAACCACTGGTACACCAGCGTGTCCGGCAGCAGCACCAGCACGCGCCCGGCGCGGCCGGTGGCGAGCTGACGGGCGATGATCATGCCCGCCTCGATGGTCTTGCCCAGGCCCACTTCGTCGGCCAGCAGCACGCGGGGAGGGCGGCGCGACGAGGCGATGCCGGCCACGCGCAGCTGATGCGGCACCAGGCCAATGCGCGAGGCACCCAGGCCCCAGGCGGGCGAGCGGCGCGCCTCGGCACGGCGCTTGAGGCCTTCCAGGCGCAGCTCGAAATGCGAGACGGGGTCGGTGCGGCCGCCAATCAGGCGGTCATCGGCCTGGCTCACGCTCTGCTCGTCGTCGAGCTGGCCTTCTTCCAGTTCGCGGCCTTCGCCGCGGTACACCAGCAGGTCCTCGCGTACTTCCACCCGCTCCACCAGGAAGGCGATGCCCTTGCCAGCCACGCGCTGGCCGGGACGGAACTCCGCGCGCACCAGCGGCGCCGAGTCGATCGCATAGGGGCGTAGCACGCCCGCCTTGGCGAACAGCACCTGCACGCCGCGCCCTTCGACGCGCAGCACGGTGCCAAGGCCGAGCTCGGGCTCGGCGGTGGAGATCCAACGTTGACCAGGTACGAACATCATGGGGTAGGGGCGATTGCAGGGCTGGGGATTATCCGCCCTGAGACGTCTGTTGACCATCATGAAAACGTGGATGGAGTGGTGCATCACCCGGGCCCGGGCCGCGCCTGGGCCGGCCCCAGGCCACATTTCCGGTGTGATCGGCGTCACCGACGTCAGCGGAGGCCTGGCCGCTCGTCGGCAGATTCCTGCCTTTTATCGGGGAGCTCGCTGCTACCCGGTGGACTTCGAATAGATTTGGGCAAGGGTAAAGGGGGAAATCTCATGCGAACCGGGTCGCGCCAGCGAGGCGTCTCGCTGATCGAGGTATTGATCTCGATTGTGATCTTCAGTGTCGGCGTGCTGGGTGTGGCGCTGATGCAGATCAAGGGGATGCAGTTCACCAAGCAGTCCGGGTCGCGTACGGTGGCCATCCAGCAAGCCCGCTCGCTGGCCGATGCCATGCGCGCCAACCCCGACGGGGTTTACGGCGTGCAGGCTCAGTCGGCCATTGGTGCCCTGAATGGCGATGTCTCGAGCAGCTACTACCTGTATGACGGTAAGACGGCGACCAACGCCGGCAGTTGCGCCCCCAGCAACGTGGCCTGCGTGCAGGCAGCGGCGGATCTGAAGAACTGGCTGGCGGCGCTGACTGCCAATACGGCATCCCCGACGGGTAGCGCGGTGCGGGCCAAAATCGCGAAGAACCCCAACACGGGTGCGCTGACCATCGCCGTCAGCTGGAACGGCGTGGTGCCCGACCTCAATACCGGCGCCACCACCACCGAGTCGTACCAATTTGACTATCAGCCCTGAGGCGGTGCGTTCTCTCATGCGTCGATCCCTGCTTCCAGCCGCCGCGCGCGGTTTTTCCCTGATCGAGATGATGGTGGCGCTCGTGCTGGGCGCCATTGTCGTGGCCGGCATGGTCAGCCTTTTCTCGTCGAGCCGGCAGTCCTATCAGGTCCAGTCCGGCGACAACCTGCTACAGCAGAACCTGCGGTTTGCCGAGGACCGGCTGGGCTGGTCCCTGCGCATGGCGGATTTCTGGGGCGGCGACTCGATCAGTGCCAACAACCTGACTGTGGACTCCACCGCTTCGAACGTCGTCACCGCACTGGGCAAATGCAATGGCGCCTGGGCGACGGCGGTCAATCCCGCCACCACCGGTGGTGGTGGTGTGTATGGCTACGACGGCGCCTCCGCCTTTCCGTTTGACACCACCTGCATTGGCGGCAGCGCCAATTACGCGCCGGGCTCGCCGGTGCTGGTGGTGCGTTACGCCGACCCACAGATGCTGCCGCCCGGGCCCGCCGTGAGCGGTTTTGCGCCGGCGGAGTCCAGCACCATCAGCGGCAGCCCCAGCCAGGTGTTCGTGCTCAGCGTGCCGGCCTCGTCGGCACAGCTGTTCGCGGGCACGCCGCCCAGCACGAACAGCCCCGGCCTGCACCGGTATGCCTATGCCTACCACGTGGACATGTACTACCTGCAGCCGTGCGATGTGTACGTGTCCGGATCTACCTGCTCGGCCAGCGCCGACGGTGGCCACCCGCTGCCGACGCTGATGCGTCTTTCGCTGCAGTCCGATGGCACGCTCAAGTCGGAGCCGGTGGTGGATGGCATCGAGCAGCTCGACTTCGAATACGGCGTGGTGGTGGATCCTTCCGGGGCGCAGCTGACGCCGACGTACAAGTCGGCCACGGATGTCACCAGCGCCAACCTGTGGAGCAAGGTGATCTCGGTGCGCGTGTCCATGGTGGCCGTCAACCCGAATCGCGACATCAAGGTGCCGCACGTGCAGACATTCGCGCTGGGCACCCTTGGCAATTGCACCTACACCATCAACAACGCCAGCAACCCGACGGTCACGGGCTGCACCAGCCTTGTGCCGTATGGCGACAACCCCTGGCAGTACACGCGCGCCATGCAGTCGTTCGTGGTGCAGCTGCGCAACCAGATCAGGAGCTGAGACATGCACATGCACAATCAGGCCTGTGCGCGCACGATCGCGCGGGAACGCACCGGCACCGTGCGCCAGCGAGGCGCGGCCCTGTTCATGGGCATGGTGTTGATGATCGTGCTGACCATCATTGCGCTGGTGGCCATGCGTGGCACCATGCTCGACATGCGTTTGACCTCCGCCACGGCGCAACACCAGCTGGCGTTCGAGTCGTCGGAAGCCACGCGCGCCATCCCGGAAGCCGTGCTCGGTGCCTATGCGTACTACCACGGCTGGCCGCAGAAGTGGGGCGGCACCATTCCGGATGCGCAGTATCAGCTGAGCGATACGTTTCTTAATCGCAACAACTGGCTGACTATGCTCACGCCCAATAGCTCCGCCGGTACCGGATTGCAGAAGTCGTGCAATGGCGCCCTGGCCAATTTCATCCTGAACGTGCAGTGCATCAGCGGGCAGACGGACGCGTACAACTACACGCCCTCGCAATGGCCAGCCACCTTCGTGCTCAATTCCTGTGCCAGTGGCGGGACGACGACCTGTCCGTCAAACCTGCAGGCGACCAGCAACGTGGCCATCGTGCGTGACGGCGTGTCCACCAACGTGGGCTCCGGCGCGGCCGCGCAGCAGGGTTACGCCAGCATCGGCGTGGGCAACGCGCGCGGCGGTGCTTTGCTGATCTTGCAGATACGCAGCAGTACCAGTGTGGCAGGGGGCGGCAAAGCCGTCACGGTCGCGCAGTACCGCGTCAATATTGTGAATTGAGGACACTCACGTGACGAAGCCCGGATTCTCTTTGCGTGGGTGGCTGGTGGCGCTGCCGATTGCGCTGCTGACCGTGTTGGCGGTGTGGACCGTCGGTGCCCAGACGTCTGGCGCGACCATCCCCTCGGGCCCCATTTCGACGGGCCTGAACTCCAACTTCTCGATGTCGAACTACACGGCCTATCCGGCCGGCATCAACGCGCTCAGCGCGCCCGATGTGCCGCCGATCATCATGCTGGTGATGTCGCGCGATGAGCAGCTGTTCAACAAGGCGTACTCCGACTACACCGATCTGAACAACGACGGCACGCTGGATACAACGTACCTGGACTCGTTCACTTACAACGGCTATTTCGATCCGAACATCTGCTACACCTACACGAAGACAGGCCTGCCCGGTGGCGGGGCCGGGTACCAGGCGGCTGCGTCGGTGAGCGTGGGCGTGCACGAGTGCGCGTCCGGCAACAGCTACTGGAGCGGCAACTTCCTGAACTGGGTGGCCATGAGCCGCCTGGATATCATCCGGTGGACCTTGTACGGCGGTACGCGCCAGACAGACACCGCCACCGCAACGGTGCTGGAGCGCGCTGAGATTCCAGTCGACCTGCATTCCTGGGCCAAGGTCTACAGTGGCTCGGATATCAAGAACCTGACGCCGTTCACCACCACGACGACGTTCTGCAACACGTCGGGTGGCAACACTGCGACGGCTACAGGCATAGCGACGGCGGGGAAGGCGTCCAGCACGTCACCGTCAGCTGGCAAGGGCCAGAACGACGTCAGTGATACCGGTATCTGGACAACGGCCAACCCGAGTACGTCGGCATCTGGCGTGATGAGTACGCCGTTCATCCGCACGGCGACAGGTGCATGGAACGACTGGGCATCCACCGCCAAGGTTCAGTGCATGAACCCGACCGGCATCAGCGACGGCAGCAATGTCGACAGCGCCAGGCCGCCAACCACGACCATCAAGGACTATGTGGCGCGCGTGCAGGTTTGCCAGAGTCCCACCAGCACGTCCACGC
The nucleotide sequence above comes from Dyella telluris. Encoded proteins:
- a CDS encoding pilus assembly PilX family protein → MHMHNQACARTIARERTGTVRQRGAALFMGMVLMIVLTIIALVAMRGTMLDMRLTSATAQHQLAFESSEATRAIPEAVLGAYAYYHGWPQKWGGTIPDAQYQLSDTFLNRNNWLTMLTPNSSAGTGLQKSCNGALANFILNVQCISGQTDAYNYTPSQWPATFVLNSCASGGTTTCPSNLQATSNVAIVRDGVSTNVGSGAAAQQGYASIGVGNARGGALLILQIRSSTSVAGGGKAVTVAQYRVNIVN
- a CDS encoding PilW family protein, with the translated sequence MRRSLLPAAARGFSLIEMMVALVLGAIVVAGMVSLFSSSRQSYQVQSGDNLLQQNLRFAEDRLGWSLRMADFWGGDSISANNLTVDSTASNVVTALGKCNGAWATAVNPATTGGGGVYGYDGASAFPFDTTCIGGSANYAPGSPVLVVRYADPQMLPPGPAVSGFAPAESSTISGSPSQVFVLSVPASSAQLFAGTPPSTNSPGLHRYAYAYHVDMYYLQPCDVYVSGSTCSASADGGHPLPTLMRLSLQSDGTLKSEPVVDGIEQLDFEYGVVVDPSGAQLTPTYKSATDVTSANLWSKVISVRVSMVAVNPNRDIKVPHVQTFALGTLGNCTYTINNASNPTVTGCTSLVPYGDNPWQYTRAMQSFVVQLRNQIRS
- the pilV gene encoding type IV pilus modification protein PilV, translating into MRTGSRQRGVSLIEVLISIVIFSVGVLGVALMQIKGMQFTKQSGSRTVAIQQARSLADAMRANPDGVYGVQAQSAIGALNGDVSSSYYLYDGKTATNAGSCAPSNVACVQAAADLKNWLAALTANTASPTGSAVRAKIAKNPNTGALTIAVSWNGVVPDLNTGATTTESYQFDYQP